The following DNA comes from Microbacterium wangchenii.
CCGGGCTGCTTCGGCGCGGGCTGCTTCGGTCCCTGCTGCTTGGGCGCCTGCTTCTTGGCGCGCTGCTTACCGACGGGCTGCTGGCGCTTGGGGGCGGCGGCACGCGCGCGCTCCGCCTCCTCGAGAAGGCGCTGCTGCTCAGCTTGGTACTTCTCCATGGAGACGACCTTGCCGCTGGAATCGATCGCCTTGCCCTTGCGTGCGAGGCGCTCTTCGCGGGCCTTCGCCGCCTCGGAGCCGGGGGTGGGCATCTCGCGGATGACGATGAACTGCTGGACCATCGTCCACAGGTTGCTGACGAACCAGTAGATGACGACGCCGAGCGGGAAGAACACACCCGAGAAGATGAAGGCCAGCGGCAGGATGTACAGCATGATCCGCTGCATCTGGTAGGCCTGGCCGGTCTTGGCCTCGGGGGAGAGGTTCTTGGAGATGATCTGCAGCTGCGTGAAGAACTGCGACGCGATCATGAGGACCACGAGGATGACCAGGATCGTGATCGCGACCCCGTTGCTCGTCTCGACCGCGTTGATGAGCGTCTCGTGGAGAGAGGCCACGCCGAAGAGCTTGGCGTCGTAGAACTCC
Coding sequences within:
- the yidC gene encoding membrane protein insertase YidC — protein: MDLIGIILWPLKWVVELVLVGWHALFTLVGLPPADGITWVLSIIGLVIVLRSALIPLFVRQIKSQRKMMEIAPELRKVQEKYRGKKDQLSREAMSRETMALYKKHGTTPVSSCLPLLVQMPIFFALFSVLNDVQKIAKDPTFSGVGLLNNELTQEFYDAKLFGVASLHETLINAVETSNGVAITILVILVVLMIASQFFTQLQIISKNLSPEAKTGQAYQMQRIMLYILPLAFIFSGVFFPLGVVIYWFVSNLWTMVQQFIVIREMPTPGSEAAKAREERLARKGKAIDSSGKVVSMEKYQAEQQRLLEEAERARAAAPKRQQPVGKQRAKKQAPKQQGPKQPAPKQPGPGAQGQKRPSSGGAPKPADGSSSPDSPTTS